In one Grus americana isolate bGruAme1 chromosome 1, bGruAme1.mat, whole genome shotgun sequence genomic region, the following are encoded:
- the LOC129206340 gene encoding G-protein coupled receptor 183-like: MAVAEAVFPPANLTSSNQSSCNVHNHHFSAKVTFSLFYTALLVFGACGNILALCITFQRRKKKLNSTDLYLVNLALSDALFTLALPGRIAYYILEFDWPFGDWFCRVTAFIFYMNTYVGIYFMTCVSVDRYIAVVRTRHPGRIRKMSRVRGICILIWFLVFLQTAPLLLRPMTRKMGDKLTCMEYFNFEEVPKLPYLLLGACVLGFFLPVGIILVCYIRINLKLCQTAKENPLTVKNGHHHRAFTVILVVLLAVLLCFSPYHLNIIQFMVRKILYQPSCREQQAFKMSLQVTVAFMNLNCCIDPIIYFFAFRGYKRRLLRIFRNSGSMATSSTAKTHSESNSNSQPPGSVSV, from the coding sequence ATGGCTGTTGCGGAGGCTGTCTTCCCGCCCGCCAACCTCACCTCCAGCAACCAGAGCAGCTGCAATGTGCACAACCACCACTTCTCTGCCAAAGtcaccttctccctcttctACACCGCCCTGCTGGTGTTCGGTGCCTGTGGGAACATCCTGGCCCTCTGCATCACCTTCCAGCGCAGGAAGAAGAAACTCAACTCCACCGACCTCTATCTGGTAAACCTGGCCCTCTCCGATGCCCTCTTCACCCTGGCACTGCCAGGCAGGATCGCCTACTACATCCTGGAGTTTGACTGGCCCTTTGGGGACTGGTTCTGCCGGGTCACAGCCTTCATTTTCTACATGAACACCTATGTGGGCATCTACTTCATGACCTGCGTAAGTGTGGATCGCTACATTGCCGTGGTGCGCACCAGGCACCCCGGCAGGATCCGGAAGATGAGCCGTGTCAGGGGCATCTGCATCCTCATCTGGTTCTTGGTGTTCCTGCAGACAGCACCTCTGCTTCTGCGGCCCATGACGCGGAAGATGGGGGACAAGCTGACATGCATGGAGTACTTCAACTTTGAGGAGGTTCCCAAGCTGCCCTACCTGCTCCTGGGGGCCTGCGTGCTCGGATTCTTCCTGCCCGTGGGCATCATCTTGGTGTGTTACATCAGGATCAACCTCAAGCTCTGCCAGACGGCCAAGGAGAACCCATTGACAGTGAAGAATGGACACCACCACCGGGCCTTCACTGTCATCCTGGTGGTGCTGCTAGCTGTCCTGCTTTGCTTCAGCCCCTACCACCTCAACATCATCCAGTTTATGGTCAGGAAGATCCTCTACCAGCCATCCTGCCGCGAGCAGCAAGCCTTCAAGATGTCCCTGCAAGTCACCGTGGCATTCATGAACCTCAACTGCTGCATCGACCCCATCATCTACTTCTTCGCCTTCCGGGGTTACAAGCGGAGGCTGCTCCGCATCTTCAGGAACAGCGGCTCGATGGCCACCTCCTCCACTGCCAAGACCCACTCCGAGAGCAACAGCAACAGCCAGCCGCCTGGCTCCGTCTCTGTCTAG